The Brachypodium distachyon strain Bd21 chromosome 4, Brachypodium_distachyon_v3.0, whole genome shotgun sequence nucleotide sequence AACCCAACGGCTCGCGCTCCACAAACGACAcgggagaacaaaagaaaacagaacacAACAGAGGTAGGCGGGCCCACCCCGCGACGGGCAGGAGGGCTGCCATTACGGGACGGGAAGGCTATTAAAACTGCCCAGCCCGGGTCGATCCTTCCCAATTCCCAAACCCCCCGGCCCGAGTCACCTGCTCCCCCTCCGCCTCTTCTCCCAACCCCAaacgccgacgagcccggcgccgccgcgctgcctCCCTATGGCTGTGGAGGTTCTCCGCAGGGTTCCCGCCCCTCGCGGCGGTGCGGTTGGAGCGCAGCGCAGGGAGGAGAGGGCGAGGGTGCAGGCCGGGgacgcgctgccgctgccgatCCGGCACACCAACCTGATCTTCTCCGCGCTCTTCGCCGCGTCGCTGGCGTACCTgatgcggcggtggcgggagaaGATCCGCTCCTCTACGCCCCTCCACGTGGTCGGCCTCACCGAGATCTTCGCCATCTGCGGCCTCGTCGCCTCGCTCATCTACCTCCTCAGCTTCTTCGGGATCGCCTTCGTGCAGTCCGTCGTGTCAAacagcgacgacgaggaggaggacttcCTCATCGCCTCCGGCGCGGGCTGCTCCCaggcgccgcccccgccggcgcccgcgccgTGCGCCCTGCTGGGGAGCCCAGGCGCCGGGCCGGAGAAAATGCCGGCGGAGGACGAGGATATCGTCGCCGAGGTCGTCGCGGGGAAAATCCCGTCCTACGTGCTGGAGACCAGGCTGGGCGACTGCCGGCGGGCCGCTGGGATCCGCCGCGAGGCGCTGCGCCGGATCACGGGGAGGGAGATCGATGGGCTCCCGCTCGACGGGTTCGACTACGCGTCGATTCTCGGCCAGTGCTGCGAGATGCCGGTGGGGTACGTGCAGCTGCCCGTGGGCGTCGCTGGACCGCTCGTGCTCGACGGCCGCCGGCTCTACGTTCCGATGGCGACCACCGAGGGCTGCCTCGTCGCTAGCACGAACCGCGGATGCAAGGCCATTGCCGAGTCCGGCGGCGCTTCCAGCGTCGTTTTCCGGGACGGGATGACCCGCGCCCCCGTCGCCCGTTTCCCgtccgcccgccgcgccgccgagctcaAGGGCTTCTTGGAGAACCCGGCCAATTTCGACACGCTGTCCGTGGTTTTTAACAGGTACTACTTAGACTAAACTCCAGCTAATGCTTCCATCGTCCCTTTTAGCCATGTCGACGCTCCACTCGCACTACACAACAAGTGACAGTAAGCCAGTGTGAGTCTCGTGTTTGACGATACGTCTCTGTGCCATCAGTCCCCATCAAAGCAAGCATTGTTTTTTAACCCAAAATTTACTTGTACGGTTTAGCTGTTTGTGACGTTATGATGTGCTGACTATGCTCTTTGGGAAACGTTTATGCAGATCAAGCAGATTCGCAAGGCTGCAGGGTGTCAAGTGCGCGATGGCAGGGAGGAACTTGTACATGAGGTTCACCTGCAGCACGGGGGACGCCATGGGGATGAACATGGTCTCCAAGGGCGTCCAAAACGTGCTGGATTACCTTCAGGATGACTTCCCTGACATGGATGTCGTCAGCATCTCAGGTTTGTTCATAGGTCACAAAATCATACACTGAAAATTTACTCTGTTTTTGTACGGTTGTACGTTTGCTTGTGGTTCTGCTGTCACCCTGTTTAGTTCTCCTTTCAATTGTGGATAACATTCTACCACTGATAGATGATGACTAGTTAGGTGATCCCTAATTTTAGGGACACCAACACAACGGGCTATCTTAATTCAATCCATTTATGTAATTTGTTAACCACAGATGGTTGGTGATCCAGCTAGGCATGATAGATGTTTAAGTTGTATGTTTAGATTCCCCTACTTATGCACTAGACTAAGCCATAAAATGTTATTTTACTTGAATATCCCATTGATGTCACCACTCGATCTAAACTGATGTTGACTTCAGTTCTTTTGTAGTAGTTGCGAGTTGCCTTTTTGCCCACTTCCTCCACCATGCTGCTACCCGGATTTCCTAGTTCTTTCAGGAGATAACGGAAATCCACACGAAAGAAAATTTGGAAAAATCCTTTTTCCAGACTATGTTCACTCACGTTTTGCACAATACATGCATGATGTGCCGTACCAACCTGTAAAAGCTCAATTGATTCATGTACTTTAAAAGACATCCTTCTGGTTTCCTTATGGAATTATGATGTGGATTAGTCATGAACTAGTTTAGCATGCTAGCATTGTGCTGGCGTTTAACACCATATATGAACTCCAGTCATGCCATTACAATTATATTTCTAGTGTAATATTTAGCCTTTTAAAGTTAATTTGTTTCACATATCTTTGGTATTACATGTTTTCTTAACTAAACTTCCATGGAAAACAGGCAATTTTTGTTCTGATAAGAAATCAGCTGCTGTAAATTGGATTGAGGGTCGTGGAAAGTCTGTGGTTTGTGAGGCAATAATCAGAGAGGAAGTTGTCAAAAAGGTTCTCAAGACCAACGTTCAGTCACTCGTCGAGTTGAATGTGATCAAGAACCTTGCCGGCTCAGCCGTTGCTGGAGCTCTTGGGGGTTTCAATGCCCATGCGAGCAACATTGTAACTGCCATCTTTATTGCCACTGGTCAGGATCCTGCACAGAATGTGGAGAGCTCTCAGTGTATCACAATGTTGGAAGCTGTAAATGATGGCAGAGACCTTCACATCTCGGTTACTATGCCATCTATCGAGGTATGAAACAATATTATCCTTAATTATTAAATGGTTTTATGTTCATTGTGGAATGACACTCATTCCTTTGTTATCCTCATGGTAGTGATTTTCGAACTTCAAACCCGGATCACTTGATAAGCATGTCCTTGTCAGAAACTATTGATTATTCAAAACAATTTGATGTCAATGTCATCCTCTTTGTAGAATAGGAAATTATAACAAATATTCATACCCAACTTGATGTCAATGCCATCCTCTTTGTAGAATAGGAAATTATAACAAATATTGATACCCAACGAGTATGTATTTTTGGTATTTTGTTGATCCCGTCATTCTGGTTTAATTGCAAAGTGCTAAATTGATGCTTCTGAATTAACTCATCaatttgtttgaatttatAAGGGAGTCTGATAAGGCTATAGTATGTAGGGCTTGATTTTGTTTGAATTTATTGAGCAGTAAGCACTCATAGAAGCAAATCAACATATTCAGCTATGCTTACATGTCCTGTAGAATATACTCTTGCAGTGCCAGTGCAAGTTTACccttttgttctttcttgGGTCATTATCTTTTATAGCTGCATCACCTGATTTTTCTAAATGATTTCTTTCCGGTTGTTGGTAACTTGTCCTTGTTTTCATAATCAGCCAGCTCAGGTTAGACAGTCTCTTATTATTGGCCTAATCTTGTAACGTTGTGTTTGTTATTTTCGAAAAAAGCATCGTCGCCTTCACTGAGCACTTGGACATAATTGGTTTAGTATCATATACCTTGCTTGCACCAACCATCGCCTGTACTCGAACACTTGGGCACTTGGAGAATATATAAACTGAATGGTGTGTCTTGTGATAATCGAAATGCAGGTGGGCACAGTTGGTGGAGGCACGCAGCTGGCCTCACAGTCCGCTTGCTTGGACCTACTTGGCGTGAAAGGGGCAAACAGGGAATCTCCAGGATCAAATGCTAGGCTGCTGGCCACGGTGGTGGCTGGTGCGGTCCTAGCTGGGGAGCTTTCCCTTATCTCTGCTCAAGCTGCCGGCCATCTGGTCCAGAGCCACATGAAATACAACAGATCCAGCAAGGATATGTCCAAGGCCGCTTGCTGAGCGCATCACTTGGACGGACCTTTGCCTCCGAGGAAAATAGACAAAACCCAAACCGAAATGTTCACTACGGTATAATCCCCCTTCACCTTGGAGGGAGTTGACAGTGGAGAAAGACGGGTTTTTCACCGGTTGATTCCTTGTGGCGTGCTCAGGAGATGAAAAGGGAAACCCCATCAGGTGAACAGTTTGTCTGTAGAGTGGTCATGGTTACCAGGAAGAAGCGAGCCTGTATTTACCGCCCTTGTGCGCCCTGGAGCATGActtgtttttatttcttgATGTTGTTGTTCCTCTTCTCACTCATACACCAAGTGCGTCTTAAGTTCTTGCCCATCTCGCGGGCATCAGAGAATCTGaccctttgttttcttttttgtccaAAGCTTACAATTACATTTACACCTGTTGCCCGTTAGCTGCTTCAGTATGCTTGTAGTAACAATGTTAACGAGTAATTCAGTTTCATCTGTTGATCCCTTTCTTGTGGTATGCCTTAATGCCTGGCGAAGTCCGTTTTGCTCCCAGATCTTGATGGATGTACAACCGCGTCCTGTATTCCCGATTACTACTGTAGCATTTTCTGCTGCATGCTTTATGATGATCTCTTTCTTACCCTGTGTCTTCGGTGCATCAGATCCGAGGCTTTTTCTTCAGAATAAACAATTAAACACCCCCGTATAATCCGTATTATATTCGAGAAGCAAGGACCGGGGGAGCAGAGTCCCAGCTGTTATACTAGTACTATTCGTTAACTCTGACACAATATGAAACTACAAGCGTCGCACTCATGACATGACATGCCGTCGGCACGAGGCGTATCCCCCGGAGTTGCATCGTGCCGTCCAAAACCTTGTTTTCGGAATACTAGAACATCGTTTCCAAAGTTGTACTACGACGGTTTCCAGTACAACCTAAAACACAGTAGCACGTCCAAACAATTCATTCGCTGGTTGAGTGGTTGGCACTATGTTTCGCCCCCATCCGATCCGGTTACCCAAAACAACAGTTAGCAGCTAGCGGCTCTCACCTCCGATCCATCCTACTACATGGCCCCGGCAATTAGTATGCTGTATGCAGCCTGCACGATGAGGAAGCAGTTGGTCATCAGTGGTTGCACATGCGGTCTCACTCACAGCCTCACAGGGCAAAAGCGTAATGCACGATCTTCATCCAGCATCGGCACATGGCTCCGGACCCAGGGGCCGTGTATTCAAGAGCTTAAGCGCCGTCGACCGCGTCCCCCTAATAATCATTGGAGATTAATTAGCCCCACCGAAGCCCCGCCCCCACGGCGGCAAGTGCGAGTTAACGTTAAGCGCGGCGGCCTCGCTTCACTGTTGTTGCGCCGAGGAGGCAAATGGCAAAGCTAAAGCTCCACTCCCTCCCGGGCCCCGGAGAGCGGACCGGCCGGTTCAAGGGCGATCAGCACGCGACCAAGCATACAAATGGCAAGAAGAGGCGTCCGTTCCATGCATGTTTAGAACTCATGACGCCACAATGCCACATGCCATTacggccggcgccgtcgtgccGTGCGCGACCAGAGTCCAGAGGCTCAGCGTTCTTCATGTGGCCTCTCCGATCCAGCTGCTCGTGAAGCCCATGCGTGTGATGAAGCGCTTTCTCTGGCGATGGATGTGAACTCACAACGCATGAAAATTGTTTCGGATTGTCTTACTACCATCAAGGAGATCGACGGGAATCACTCATTCAGTCAACATGCTACCATTATCAGAGGCATTGCTACTAGGAGACTTCAATTTCACGAGACCATGTTCGGTCATGAACGACGCGAAGCAAACGGAGAGGCACATAGATTAGCTCGCTTGGCCACATTGATAGGGCCAGGCCGTTACGTGTGGCTGGTTTCTCCTCCAGCAGGAATTTGTATCCCCCGTAAATGCGGCAACATGTTGACCTCCTGTATCTCGTCGGACTGCagttcttcctttcttttccggTGCTTGAGACCCAATCAGCAAGACACCGAATTGAGACCAACGTGAGGCCCATTTAGACCAGTCCTTCTAGTGCGTGGGCTATTTTGCGGAGCATGGTTCCCTACCCAGCCCGATGAATCAAGACTTAATTGGTTGATGCAAATTTCTGTGCCTTTTGTCGAAGGTACGTTTACTCAAGATGGAAGTACGTTCTATGCATTTTACAAAATGCTTGTGCGCTACAACGAATGTTAGTTTATTGATTACTGTACAGGTTGTTTAAACACTTGTGTtactatagtttttttttgcgaggattTGTCACCATAGTTTTAGCTTTGCaatcagtaaaaaaaaactttgtgtaaaataaaaaaaagaccaaaGAACATGATTTTGTGTTCAGAGCACATGTTGAATGTTATGTGCAAGTAGGATTACCTTTGGACTTCGAGTTTGTAATAGATGTATCGATACATGAAATCGGACATGTAATATCATTGCCTCCCGTACGATGAGAGAGACACCACACGTTATGTCCCATGACAGTTGACACAACAAGATAGGAATAGACACGTAGAGGGAGCCAACAACGTGTGCTGACACTTGGTCGGTGTTGTggttgttggaaatatgctctagaggcaataataaatttgttgttatcatatttccttgttcttgataaatgtttattattcatgctataattgtattgacgggaaactaaatacatgtgtggataaataaacaaatactgtgtgcctaatacgcctctactagattagctcgttgattaaaagatggttaaggtttcctaaccattgacatgtgttgtcatttaacaatgaggtcatatcattaggagaatgatggacagacccaaacctaagcatagcttttgattgtgtcacttaagtttaaattgctaatacttttattatgtcaagtatcattttcttagaccatgagatcatgccactccctagtaccggaagaatactttgtggacatcaaccatcatctcgtaactgggtgatcataaaggtgttcttcaggtatctcggaaggtgcttgttgggttgtatggatcaagactgggatttgtcacgccttgtgacggagagatatctctgggccctctcggtaatataacatcctaatgagcttgcaagcatgtgactaatgtgtttagtcacggggatattatattgaggtacgagtaaagagaacttgccggtaatgggattgaactaggtatggtgataccgacgatcaaatctcaggcaagtaatatatcacGACACAAAGGGAATTGaataccggattaattgaatcctcgacatcatGGTTATTCGATGAGATCCTCGTGGAATATATGGGAGTCATTATGGACAttcaggtcccgctattgttTATTGATGGgagaggtgtctcggtcatgtccacatgttctcgaacccgtagggtcacacacttaacgcttaatgtcgctagggttcgatgagataatagatggtgatatcTAATATTTATTCGGAGTCtcggatgggatccaggacatcacgaggagcttcggaatggtccggagataaagatttatatatggaaaagctgTTTTAGGGTTCCGAAAAAAGTTCGGGGTATTTTTGGTATTGACCGGAaatattctagaaggttccggaagtTCTCAAAAGGTTCTGAAATATTTCAGAATATTCTtgagaatttaattgggcctttatatgaattaattggagcaatctaattaattatcccCTAGGCGCATTAGGGGAGAGGGAACCGTTGGGGACTCCACCACGAGGTGGAAACCACATACGTGGGGAGCCCTCACGTGGGAAGGAGTCCCGGGACTCCTTTCCCTCCCCTGGCCAGCCCTAGCTCcttcttggaggaggggcaaaccctggccaccaccccctatataaatagaggtgAGGGGTAGGAGGAGAGGACACACCAAGCTCTCAGCtggatctctctctcctgagcccctctcctcctcctctctcgcgCGCAGCAAAGCCCTGCTCGCGGAGCTCTACACCATAGCCACCACCAtgccgtcgtgctgctggaaTCTCATCAACCTCTTcccctcgcttgctggatcaagaaggagacgacgtgaagctgaacgtgtggataccaaggaggtgccgtcggttctgcactgagattgatctcatcgaaagttccactacgccaacaacgatcccgtgatcgtaacgcgttgtggtctacgagggtatgatgctcataatccctctcgttacttacatctagtagatatgatcttgggtttcttccggacttctcgtaggaaaatttcgGACCCGGAATTTGACACATACAAAGATTAAGAAGTGATTGATGACAAGCCAGGACTTCAACCCAAAGCGATCACAGTGCGGAAACAGTGCGGGGTGATATGGTCCTGAAGAGCCCGGAGCGTCAACCCAAAGCGATCACAGTCGAAAACTGTGCGGGGTGATATAGCTCCCTCTTCCACAAGTCAAGCAGAGCATTAACTCAAAGCGATCACAATCGAAGGACGACCGTGCGGAGTGATATAGCTCCCAACCCCTTGACAGGTGGACTCGCTTGCACGTCATCATGTCACAACTTAACTAAGCATGAACCAGGCTCCGAACCCTACATACATCGCACGTGTTATAACCATACACGCAGCACGCACGACGTATGTCACAAACAACAGGTATCACAACAGTAACTCTACGACAGAAACTGTAATATACCAAACAACTCTTAATCGAGCAAAGTTAACAACTTATTACACCGTGGGTCTTACGACGAAGTTGCAACTCACACAGCGGAAACATATAGATACCTTGGATAGGTACAAACTTAACAAAGGCCTTAAGAAGGCTTGAGGTTAAGCAGATGGCGACCACACCCTTCCCAGACCACTGCTGGGACTTCCAAGGTATAGGCGTCGTTGATCTCCAGGAGGACACATCCGGAAGGAAT carries:
- the LOC100828238 gene encoding 3-hydroxy-3-methylglutaryl-coenzyme A reductase 3 codes for the protein MAVEVLRRVPAPRGGAVGAQRREERARVQAGDALPLPIRHTNLIFSALFAASLAYLMRRWREKIRSSTPLHVVGLTEIFAICGLVASLIYLLSFFGIAFVQSVVSNSDDEEEDFLIASGAGCSQAPPPPAPAPCALLGSPGAGPEKMPAEDEDIVAEVVAGKIPSYVLETRLGDCRRAAGIRREALRRITGREIDGLPLDGFDYASILGQCCEMPVGYVQLPVGVAGPLVLDGRRLYVPMATTEGCLVASTNRGCKAIAESGGASSVVFRDGMTRAPVARFPSARRAAELKGFLENPANFDTLSVVFNRSSRFARLQGVKCAMAGRNLYMRFTCSTGDAMGMNMVSKGVQNVLDYLQDDFPDMDVVSISGNFCSDKKSAAVNWIEGRGKSVVCEAIIREEVVKKVLKTNVQSLVELNVIKNLAGSAVAGALGGFNAHASNIVTAIFIATGQDPAQNVESSQCITMLEAVNDGRDLHISVTMPSIEVGTVGGGTQLASQSACLDLLGVKGANRESPGSNARLLATVVAGAVLAGELSLISAQAAGHLVQSHMKYNRSSKDMSKAAC